The bacterium genome includes a region encoding these proteins:
- a CDS encoding APC family permease has translation MSPDAVARRGQRPGDLRVVVRRAAKLPRTLGAPALFAACYGNVGSSIYYALGVTAAFALGLTPLALIIAGLIFVSTALNYAEGTAALPHAGGSSSFARRAFNGPIGFLVGWVQLLNYTATVSISSYFAISYLGVFGKYVPLFHLLKTNDLWHVVATVLLIGFLIVLNVIGIQESSLLNLSLAVADLITQLVLVILGLLLLLNFHTIISNIHLGVAPTWGNFLASVSIAMVTYTGIETISNMSEEARNPGRSVPRATFAVIAAVLFVSAFLPTVGMSVFPVHLDGTGQFTTDLATTWKDNPVAGIVTGFGQPLAFWAGIWVGILAFTILVIATNAGLIGISRLSYSLAGADLLPRQFAQLHPRYRTPYFSIVIFGVAAALLVLPGIFVSGKEIDLLGAVYSLAATFAFCSAHLSVMRLRFIEPNLYRPYRMPWNIKFGRDSIPVISLVGALAIGTVFTQLMSQNISNSTYIYLGWLVLGGLSFVLYRRHRKQPLWEPLEVPPPPDREVERRPPEPLPQTARYRLGRREGVAAHAAVEPPRRRRQRRGWRLGWELFFARHGAVRGVLIVLVFAATSGLAVGVDLSSYDPFGPGLGWSPGIVLVALIAAYLLNRSHGEQ, from the coding sequence ATGAGCCCAGACGCCGTCGCACGCCGTGGCCAGCGCCCGGGAGACCTTCGGGTGGTCGTCCGCCGCGCCGCCAAGCTGCCGCGCACCCTTGGAGCGCCGGCGCTGTTCGCCGCTTGCTACGGCAACGTCGGGTCGAGCATCTACTACGCCCTCGGGGTGACCGCGGCGTTCGCCCTCGGCCTCACGCCCCTGGCGCTGATCATTGCCGGCTTGATCTTCGTCTCCACCGCCCTGAACTACGCGGAGGGAACGGCAGCGCTGCCGCATGCCGGTGGCAGCTCGAGCTTTGCGCGAAGGGCGTTCAACGGGCCGATCGGGTTTCTGGTCGGTTGGGTGCAGCTGCTGAACTACACCGCCACCGTCTCCATCTCCTCTTACTTCGCCATCAGCTATCTGGGGGTGTTCGGCAAGTACGTGCCGCTCTTCCACCTGCTGAAGACCAACGACCTCTGGCATGTCGTCGCCACCGTCCTTCTGATCGGATTCCTGATCGTCCTGAACGTGATCGGCATCCAGGAGTCGAGCCTGCTCAACCTGTCGCTCGCGGTCGCCGACCTCATCACCCAGCTCGTCCTCGTCATCCTCGGCCTGCTGCTGCTGCTCAACTTCCACACGATCATCAGCAACATCCACCTCGGGGTGGCCCCGACTTGGGGCAACTTCCTCGCCAGCGTCTCCATCGCCATGGTCACGTACACCGGCATCGAAACCATCTCCAACATGTCCGAGGAGGCGAGGAATCCGGGGCGCAGCGTGCCTCGAGCCACGTTTGCCGTCATCGCCGCGGTGCTTTTCGTCTCGGCCTTCCTACCGACGGTCGGCATGAGCGTCTTCCCGGTGCACCTGGACGGCACGGGGCAATTCACGACCGACCTGGCCACGACCTGGAAGGACAATCCGGTGGCGGGGATCGTCACCGGCTTCGGCCAGCCGCTTGCGTTCTGGGCTGGGATCTGGGTCGGGATCCTCGCCTTCACCATCCTGGTGATCGCGACCAACGCGGGCCTCATCGGCATCTCGAGGCTGAGCTACTCGCTGGCGGGCGCCGACCTGTTGCCGCGCCAGTTCGCGCAGCTTCACCCGCGTTACCGGACGCCGTACTTCTCGATCGTGATCTTCGGCGTCGCAGCGGCGCTCCTGGTGCTGCCGGGGATTTTTGTCTCAGGCAAGGAGATCGACCTCCTGGGCGCGGTCTATTCGCTGGCGGCGACTTTTGCCTTCTGTTCAGCGCACCTGTCCGTGATGCGCCTTCGATTCATCGAGCCCAACCTCTACCGCCCCTATCGAATGCCCTGGAACATCAAGTTCGGGCGGGACAGCATCCCGGTGATCTCGCTCGTGGGCGCGCTCGCGATCGGGACCGTGTTCACCCAGCTCATGTCGCAGAACATCTCCAACTCGACGTACATCTATCTCGGCTGGCTGGTTCTCGGCGGCCTCAGCTTCGTCCTGTACCGGCGCCATCGGAAGCAGCCGCTCTGGGAGCCGCTGGAGGTGCCCCCACCGCCCGACCGCGAGGTCGAGCGCCGCCCTCCCGAGCCCCTTCCCCAGACGGCGCGATACCGTCTCGGCAGGCGGGAGGGCGTCGCCGCCCACGCCGCCGTCGAACCACCCCGCCGCCGGCGCCAACGGCGCGGCTGGCGGCTCGGGTGGGAGCTCTTCTTCGCCCGCCATGGAGCCGTTCGCGGCGTGCTCATCGTGCTCGTCTTCGCCGCCACGAGCGGCCTTGCCGTGGGCGTCGACCTGTCGAGCTACGACCCCTTCGGGCCGGGTCTGGGTTGGTCGCCCGGCATCGTCCTGGTCGCCCTGATCGCCGCCTATCTCCTGAACCGCAGCCACGGCGAGCAGTGA
- a CDS encoding response regulator transcription factor has protein sequence MSGRVLVVDDEVEMQRALRAGLTYHDFDVRAVGSGEEAVRESAAWRPDVILLDLGLPGMDGFAALRALRPATRAAVIVVSVMPGEKDKVRALDLGADDYVVKPFGTEELVARIRAVLRRQADVSAGEPVVRSGDLEVDLGRRTVTVGGRAVRLTPTEYELLRYLALHAGKPVTHTTLLRQVWGDYAVGDKYNTRYVVAQIRKKLGDDPANPRYIVNEPGVGYRLEA, from the coding sequence GTGAGCGGAAGGGTCCTCGTCGTCGACGACGAGGTCGAGATGCAGCGCGCCCTGCGGGCGGGGTTGACGTATCACGACTTCGACGTGCGGGCGGTGGGTAGCGGTGAGGAGGCTGTGCGCGAGTCGGCCGCCTGGCGGCCGGACGTGATCCTCCTGGACCTGGGCCTTCCGGGCATGGACGGGTTTGCCGCCCTGCGAGCGCTGAGGCCGGCGACTCGCGCCGCCGTGATCGTGGTCAGCGTCATGCCCGGCGAGAAGGACAAGGTGCGGGCGCTGGACCTCGGTGCCGACGACTACGTGGTCAAGCCCTTCGGCACCGAGGAGCTGGTGGCGCGGATCCGTGCCGTACTGCGCCGGCAGGCGGACGTGTCCGCCGGGGAGCCGGTCGTCCGCTCAGGAGACCTCGAGGTCGATCTGGGGCGGCGCACCGTGACCGTCGGCGGCCGCGCCGTGCGCCTGACGCCGACCGAGTACGAGCTGCTGCGTTATCTCGCGCTGCACGCGGGCAAGCCGGTCACGCATACCACCCTGCTGCGCCAGGTGTGGGGTGACTATGCCGTCGGTGACAAGTACAACACCCGCTACGTCGTCGCCCAGATCCGCAAGAAGCTGGGCGACGATCCCGCCAACCCGCGCTACATCGTCAACGAGCCAGGGGTCGGCTACCGGCTCGAGGCGTAG
- a CDS encoding APC family permease, translating to MSRAVAPDRMLPAGPGGARRRIKVRGGNLGSFLCWAVVFADIGTSVYYTPGILYGQFGSRSTIFVLMTLFVFILLCVKYAEVTWRYPEGGGVVNVSSQALHPFVGLLGGLFILVDYYLTAGISALSGVFYMAVLVPGLVPLATWLTVVALAGLGLLNTMGIKESARTTALVACLAAGGQLLVVIAVAISLGPSGIIHSFSALASGPAFPVQSLVTGYAAAFLAFSGLESIAQLAPAMREPRRVIASRAMGGVVLSMAVTSPLLTLWSTTLLSTNADSSQFISLLGAHVAGPALGDFVAVSGSLLLVFASNTAIIGAYHVFIALARMGFMPRVLEARNHRRRTPHWAIAAAIVLPIVIVIAAQGSLNLLGDLYAFGLLGTFVLTCVSLDVVRWRERSLWTPRLVALFAVGVLTTILVIVAWSVNLVAKPLATGFGGGLTVIGLVAGLATYRYYRRRRPAVFPVPFRPQRAAASIASALGGRRSAGEVLVILPHEQLAAEAVLGEAARAAAGRGAVFLYRGNRPGQDHPEFMEVADPYLKDYSAHDAFARAEMLARKHITNRRYVYVPGNLPREMVGEVWRTISPRETVVAAEDQGVLPPVPFDRIRRHHTDGNTVLHMFTAKAHKPPETVAGGHGSSPE from the coding sequence TTGAGCCGCGCCGTGGCGCCCGATCGGATGCTCCCGGCGGGGCCGGGAGGCGCTCGCCGCCGGATCAAGGTCCGGGGCGGGAACCTGGGTTCCTTCCTGTGCTGGGCGGTCGTGTTCGCCGACATCGGCACGTCCGTCTACTACACGCCGGGGATCCTCTACGGCCAGTTCGGGTCGCGCTCGACGATCTTCGTGCTGATGACCCTGTTCGTCTTCATCCTGCTCTGCGTCAAGTACGCCGAGGTGACGTGGCGCTACCCGGAAGGCGGTGGTGTGGTCAATGTGTCGTCACAGGCGCTGCATCCGTTCGTCGGCCTGCTCGGCGGCCTCTTCATCCTGGTCGACTACTACCTGACCGCCGGCATCAGCGCTCTGTCGGGCGTGTTCTACATGGCCGTGCTGGTCCCCGGGCTCGTGCCGCTCGCGACCTGGTTGACGGTGGTGGCGCTTGCCGGTCTGGGCCTGCTCAATACGATGGGCATCAAGGAGAGCGCTCGCACCACGGCCCTGGTCGCGTGCCTCGCGGCCGGCGGCCAGCTGCTCGTGGTGATCGCCGTCGCGATCAGCCTCGGGCCGTCAGGCATCATCCACAGCTTCAGCGCGCTCGCGTCCGGCCCGGCGTTTCCAGTCCAGTCGCTGGTCACCGGCTATGCGGCGGCTTTCCTCGCCTTCTCCGGACTCGAGAGCATCGCGCAGCTTGCGCCGGCGATGCGGGAACCCAGGCGCGTGATCGCCTCCAGGGCCATGGGCGGAGTCGTGCTCTCGATGGCGGTCACCAGCCCATTGCTCACGTTGTGGTCGACGACCTTGCTTTCGACCAACGCCGATTCCAGCCAGTTCATCTCGCTCCTCGGCGCTCACGTCGCCGGGCCGGCGCTGGGCGATTTCGTCGCCGTCAGCGGTTCGCTGCTGCTCGTGTTCGCGAGCAACACCGCGATCATCGGCGCCTATCACGTGTTCATCGCGCTGGCGCGAATGGGTTTCATGCCCCGCGTCCTGGAGGCACGCAACCACCGGCGCCGGACCCCTCACTGGGCGATCGCGGCCGCCATCGTCCTGCCCATCGTCATCGTCATCGCCGCCCAGGGCAGCCTCAACCTGCTCGGCGACCTCTACGCCTTCGGCCTGCTGGGAACCTTTGTGCTCACGTGCGTCAGCCTGGACGTGGTCCGCTGGCGGGAGCGCTCCCTGTGGACTCCGCGCCTTGTGGCGTTGTTCGCGGTCGGGGTCCTGACGACGATTCTGGTCATCGTCGCCTGGTCGGTGAACCTGGTCGCGAAACCATTGGCGACGGGATTCGGCGGCGGGCTCACGGTGATCGGTCTGGTCGCGGGCCTGGCGACCTATCGGTACTACCGACGGCGCCGCCCCGCCGTGTTCCCCGTGCCGTTCCGGCCCCAGCGTGCCGCGGCCTCGATCGCCAGCGCCCTGGGGGGCCGCCGGTCGGCCGGCGAGGTGCTCGTGATCCTGCCGCACGAGCAGCTGGCGGCCGAGGCGGTGTTGGGCGAGGCGGCGCGGGCCGCCGCGGGTCGTGGCGCCGTGTTCCTCTACCGGGGAAACCGGCCCGGACAGGACCACCCTGAATTCATGGAGGTCGCCGATCCCTACCTGAAGGACTACTCCGCGCACGACGCTTTCGCTCGCGCCGAGATGCTCGCGCGCAAGCACATCACCAACCGGAGGTACGTGTACGTGCCGGGCAACCTCCCGCGCGAGATGGTGGGCGAGGTGTGGAGGACGATCTCGCCGAGGGAGACCGTCGTCGCGGCTGAGGACCAGGGCGTGCTGCCTCCCGTGCCTTTCGATCGCATCCGCCGCCATCACACCGACGGCAACACCGTCCTGCACATGTTCACGGCCAAGGCCCACAAGCCCCCCGAAACGGTCGCGGGCGGGCACGGCTCTAGCCCCGAATGA